A window of Benincasa hispida cultivar B227 chromosome 9, ASM972705v1, whole genome shotgun sequence genomic DNA:
AATTCTTACTCCAAGGATAGGCTTGaaacatttttgaaaaaatgagggtattttttaaataaaaggaaatttattttattgtcaTAATTTAGTCTcttacaaatttaaacaataaaatatagtccatttgataacaattttatttaaactttatatttctaaaatttatgtttgtttcccCATTTCTTTACTATgttatttccctttttttattggagtagttgaattcttaatcaaatttaaacaaggttcttctgattttttttaccaataataatgtttataagattaattttttatataaaaaaataataattattataacacGACCCTAAATTAACATAATTTAGTGAAAATAGGTAGATTCATGtgttattttaactatttagtTACTTTCGTATGCTATGgtacaattttaattcaattaaatcaGTTTTATCCTTGAAAATTTgtgatttatgtttataaagTCCTCATCCTTGGAGGAGTATACTTAATATTCGAAAGTATTTGTTTTATTGAAGTTTTTTACCATACTCGTTTTGATACTGAACTAATGAAAAAGTGGAAATACGGATAAAGTGGCAGGAAACATGTTGTTCACGTCACATAGAGACCTAAGAATCCGAGTATGGAATTTCACAGTTTCAGAAAAATTGAGTTGGAAAAAGGTTTGTTGTATTCCAAAGAAAAGCTCTTTGCTGTCATTGTCCAAAACCAAAAGAGAAGCAAGCAGCCACAAAGACACCATATCTTGCATTGCATATTACCTCTCACAAGACCTCCTCTACACCGCCTCTCACGACAAAACCGTCAAAGTCTGGCGAATCTCTGACCGCAAATGCGTTGACTCTTTTCTCGCCCATGAACACAAAGTCAACTCCTTAACCGTCAACCAAAACGACGGCTGCCTCTTCACTTGCTCCTCAGACGCAACTGTCAAGATTTGGCGAAGGCTATTCCCAGAAAACTCCCACACCCTTACGATGACACTCAAGTTCCAGGCTTCCCCTGTAAACGCCGTCGTTTTGAGCATACACCACGACGCCACTTTCCTCTACTCCGGATCCTCCGATGGGACCATTAACTTTTGGGAAAAGGAGAAGGTTTCTTATAGATATAACCATGGGGGGTTCCTGCAAGGCCACCGATTTGGGGTTCTGTGTCTGGCGGTGGTGGAGATGCTGGTTATGAGTGGCTCTGAGGACACCACCGTCAGGATATGGAGGAGGGAGGAAGGGGGTTGGTCTCATGAGTGCTTGGCAGTGCTGGATGGCCATAGAGGGCCTGTCAGATGCCTGGCAGGAACCTTGGAGACCGTGCAAAACAGAGTAATGAACAAGATGGAGACCATGGAAAACAGAGTAATGGAGAACAGATTAATGAACAAGATGGAGACGAATGTTTTGGTTTATAGTGGGAGTTTGGATCAGACTTTTAAGGTGTGGAGAGTGA
This region includes:
- the LOC120085391 gene encoding protein JINGUBANG-like, translated to MLFTSHRDLRIRVWNFTVSEKLSWKKVCCIPKKSSLLSLSKTKREASSHKDTISCIAYYLSQDLLYTASHDKTVKVWRISDRKCVDSFLAHEHKVNSLTVNQNDGCLFTCSSDATVKIWRRLFPENSHTLTMTLKFQASPVNAVVLSIHHDATFLYSGSSDGTINFWEKEKVSYRYNHGGFLQGHRFGVLCLAVVEMLVMSGSEDTTVRIWRREEGGWSHECLAVLDGHRGPVRCLAGTLETVQNRVMNKMETMENRVMENRLMNKMETNVLVYSGSLDQTFKVWRVKVYLGHNDQYQKELLEYEEEEEDENLKMKKLYEMSPVLSPSWVQKKLQPKYF